One window of the Halobacillus litoralis genome contains the following:
- a CDS encoding pirin family protein → MTERYLREVKDHWYVKYNEMGFPAIQKGWVLPADRWKEFDPFILMAEDWFKKGTFPDHPHRGFQTVTYVVDGRLEHIDNGGGRDILEPGDVQYMNAGWAARHAEDGVENDVAHTLQLWLNLPEDKKKSETIYQNVYGEDAPVVPFEGGSVKVFSGKVAGAEGPLDSIVPITLSEVTLSEGAECTLDLPENHNAFLYVLAGDVDAGANKVNLKKHGVGTLTFNEEGKGKSELQLKSHKRRTKVLVYSGAPIREEIVPHGPFVMNSMEEIKQAYDDFRSGKFGPPAL, encoded by the coding sequence ATGACGGAAAGATATCTTAGAGAGGTGAAAGATCATTGGTATGTGAAATACAACGAGATGGGTTTCCCTGCAATTCAGAAGGGCTGGGTATTGCCAGCGGATCGCTGGAAAGAATTCGATCCATTCATCTTGATGGCGGAGGACTGGTTTAAAAAAGGAACGTTCCCGGACCACCCTCACCGTGGTTTTCAGACAGTCACTTACGTGGTCGATGGGCGCTTGGAACACATTGATAATGGTGGCGGGCGCGATATTCTCGAGCCAGGTGATGTCCAGTACATGAACGCCGGATGGGCTGCCCGTCATGCTGAAGATGGGGTAGAGAACGACGTTGCTCATACGTTGCAATTGTGGTTGAATCTTCCTGAAGATAAGAAAAAATCCGAAACGATTTATCAGAATGTATATGGGGAAGATGCTCCTGTTGTACCTTTCGAAGGTGGATCTGTGAAAGTTTTCTCTGGAAAAGTGGCTGGCGCAGAAGGGCCGCTGGATTCAATCGTTCCCATTACATTAAGCGAAGTCACTTTATCTGAAGGGGCCGAGTGCACACTTGATTTGCCCGAAAATCATAACGCCTTTTTATATGTATTGGCAGGAGATGTAGATGCCGGGGCGAATAAAGTCAATCTGAAAAAGCATGGCGTTGGGACTCTGACTTTTAATGAAGAAGGAAAAGGGAAGAGCGAACTTCAGCTTAAGTCCCACAAACGGCGCACGAAAGTGTTGGTGTATTCTGGTGCGCCGATCAGAGAAGAGATCGTGCCACATGGTCCGTTTGTAATGAATTCGATGGAAGAGATCAAGCAGGCATATGATGATTTTCGCAGCGGGAAGTTTGGCCCGCCGGCGTTATAA
- a CDS encoding MarR family winged helix-turn-helix transcriptional regulator: protein MNLSFQDYISIKLHKTDLKLTGYIKSKLEPYNLAPEQNLIMMLLWEKDGMTQNQLAEKLAKDKTNIARMASNLEKKGFIKRCFCPNDRRALELYLTESGRELKEKVVPVAESFNDVVTEGISEEELQELSRLLTKMEQNIGG from the coding sequence ATGAATTTGAGCTTTCAAGATTATATCAGTATTAAACTTCACAAGACCGATTTGAAGTTGACGGGTTACATCAAGTCCAAGTTAGAACCTTATAACCTTGCACCAGAGCAGAACCTCATTATGATGCTGCTTTGGGAGAAAGACGGGATGACCCAAAATCAGCTCGCAGAAAAATTAGCCAAAGATAAAACAAACATTGCACGCATGGCTTCCAACCTCGAGAAGAAAGGCTTTATCAAACGATGTTTTTGCCCGAATGACCGCCGGGCATTGGAACTTTATTTGACCGAGAGCGGCAGGGAGTTGAAAGAAAAAGTCGTGCCTGTCGCAGAAAGTTTCAATGATGTAGTGACAGAAGGAATTTCTGAGGAAGAGTTACAAGAATTGTCCCGGCTTCTTACAAAAATGGAGCAGAATATTGGTGGATGA
- a CDS encoding fructose-specific PTS transporter subunit EIIC has product MKILAVTACPVGIAHTYMAAENLQKAGDEMGVEMKVETQGSIGVENELTEKDIAEADGIIIASDKDVSKERFGGKKLLVVGVQEGIREPKKLIQKIIDKDVSVYKGDMPSAETVKQKKKEKENPIYRHLMNGVSYMIPFIVVGGLLIAISLALGGNQTAEGIQIPDDSFWKQIESLGAASFSFMVPILAGFIAYSIADRPGLAPGIIGGYIAADGSFYGSEAGAGFIGGIIAGFLAGYVVLAIKKIKVPKAIQPVMPIIFIPIIGSLIVGLAFIFVIGAPVAGIFEGLTAWLEGMQGTSAVLLALILGGMIAIDMGGPFNKVAFLFGAAMIAEGNYEIMGAIAVAICIPPIGMGLATFINKKKYHQAERETGKASFTMGLFGITEGAIPFAAQDPLRVIPSIVVGSMTGAVVAMLSSVGDRVAHGGPIVAVLGAVDNVFMFFVAAAIGVVVTAFMVNLLKKDVAAVESIPGDNGLEETKEPEEEEKKAEAPQTQPKEISKLTDITTPELINIDLAGATRDDVIDELIQTLDHNEILVSQTDFKEAIINRENQSTTGLGMNIAIPHGKSSAVKNPAVVFGMKRDGVDWNSMDGTDAKLIFMIAVPENRQGDDHLKILQMLSRQLMDEQFREELLNVQTKEEAYELLQKVK; this is encoded by the coding sequence ATGAAGATATTAGCTGTGACCGCTTGCCCTGTCGGTATTGCCCATACCTATATGGCTGCTGAGAATTTGCAAAAAGCAGGAGACGAAATGGGAGTAGAGATGAAAGTGGAAACACAAGGCTCGATCGGCGTGGAAAATGAATTGACTGAAAAAGATATTGCCGAAGCCGACGGAATTATTATTGCAAGTGATAAAGACGTTTCAAAAGAGAGATTCGGTGGGAAGAAACTGTTAGTTGTCGGTGTGCAGGAAGGTATCCGTGAGCCGAAGAAATTGATCCAAAAAATCATCGACAAAGATGTATCCGTTTACAAAGGGGATATGCCTTCGGCTGAAACTGTAAAACAAAAGAAAAAGGAGAAGGAAAACCCGATTTACCGTCACTTGATGAATGGTGTTTCTTACATGATTCCATTTATCGTAGTAGGGGGCCTGCTGATTGCAATCTCATTAGCTCTTGGCGGAAACCAGACCGCAGAGGGGATTCAAATTCCTGATGATTCTTTCTGGAAACAGATTGAAAGCCTGGGAGCTGCCTCCTTCAGTTTTATGGTTCCGATCTTAGCAGGGTTCATCGCCTACAGTATTGCTGACCGGCCAGGATTAGCCCCTGGAATCATCGGCGGCTATATCGCAGCTGATGGAAGTTTTTACGGAAGTGAAGCTGGAGCAGGATTCATCGGCGGTATTATCGCTGGCTTCTTAGCAGGATATGTGGTCCTTGCCATTAAAAAGATTAAAGTACCGAAAGCCATTCAACCCGTGATGCCGATCATTTTCATTCCGATAATAGGTTCATTGATTGTCGGACTTGCTTTTATATTTGTCATTGGTGCGCCTGTGGCAGGAATTTTCGAAGGATTGACAGCATGGTTGGAAGGCATGCAAGGGACGAGTGCCGTCTTACTTGCCCTTATTCTAGGTGGAATGATTGCTATTGATATGGGAGGACCTTTCAATAAGGTAGCATTCTTATTCGGTGCAGCTATGATCGCTGAAGGCAACTATGAAATCATGGGCGCTATTGCCGTAGCGATTTGTATTCCTCCAATAGGGATGGGGCTTGCAACATTCATTAACAAAAAGAAATATCACCAAGCGGAGCGGGAAACAGGAAAAGCATCGTTCACAATGGGCTTGTTCGGGATAACGGAAGGTGCTATTCCATTTGCTGCCCAAGATCCACTGCGGGTGATACCGAGTATTGTAGTCGGTTCGATGACTGGTGCAGTAGTCGCTATGTTAAGTAGTGTTGGAGACAGGGTTGCCCATGGTGGACCGATCGTTGCTGTTTTAGGAGCGGTAGATAATGTTTTCATGTTCTTTGTTGCAGCTGCGATTGGTGTGGTCGTTACTGCTTTCATGGTTAACCTTCTGAAAAAAGATGTAGCAGCTGTTGAGAGCATACCGGGAGATAACGGGCTCGAGGAAACAAAAGAACCAGAAGAAGAGGAAAAAAAGGCAGAAGCACCTCAAACACAACCCAAAGAAATTTCAAAATTGACGGATATTACCACGCCCGAACTAATCAATATTGATTTGGCAGGGGCGACACGTGATGACGTCATAGATGAATTGATTCAAACTCTGGACCACAATGAAATCTTAGTTTCACAAACTGATTTCAAAGAAGCGATCATCAACCGGGAAAATCAAAGCACGACAGGACTCGGGATGAACATCGCAATACCGCACGGTAAATCATCTGCTGTGAAAAATCCAGCCGTCGTTTTTGGCATGAAGCGGGACGGGGTAGATTGGAACAGTATGGATGGCACAGATGCGAAACTTATTTTCATGATTGCCGTTCCGGAAAACCGGCAGGGAGATGACCATTTGAAAATCTTACAAATGTTGTCCCGGCAACTTATGGATGAACAGTTCAGAGAAGAGCTATTGAATGTACAGACGAAAGAAGAAGCCTATGAACTATTACAAAAAGTGAAATGA